The following proteins are co-located in the Oceanispirochaeta sp. genome:
- the trmB gene encoding tRNA (guanosine(46)-N7)-methyltransferase TrmB, giving the protein MSTALQSAYSRLIDRYSYPYQETILQFPAQDVPPRELIIEIGFGMGDATYKTALENPEKDYIGIEVYKPGIGKLLDHIDREGIENLKVIEHDAVEVLGQMIQNYSVNGFHIFFPDPWPKKKHHKRRIIQDEFVSLLIDKLVPGGYIYAVTDWEDYAEQMLQVFGNQKLLLSEYENYAEPQKWRPFTKFERKGKEKSHSIFELLYKKR; this is encoded by the coding sequence ATGAGCACGGCGCTGCAATCAGCTTATTCAAGATTAATTGACAGGTATTCCTACCCTTATCAGGAAACCATCCTTCAATTCCCGGCACAAGACGTTCCCCCTCGGGAATTAATCATTGAGATTGGCTTTGGAATGGGTGATGCCACTTATAAAACGGCTCTTGAAAACCCTGAAAAAGATTATATAGGTATAGAAGTTTACAAACCCGGCATTGGCAAGCTTCTGGACCACATTGACAGGGAAGGTATAGAGAATCTCAAGGTGATTGAGCATGATGCTGTGGAAGTCCTGGGACAAATGATTCAGAATTACAGTGTGAATGGATTTCATATATTCTTTCCGGATCCCTGGCCTAAAAAGAAGCATCATAAAAGGCGGATAATTCAGGATGAGTTTGTCTCTCTTTTGATTGATAAATTGGTTCCCGGAGGATATATTTACGCCGTAACCGACTGGGAAGATTATGCTGAACAAATGCTCCAAGTTTTTGGAAATCAAAAGCTTTTACTCAGTGAATATGAAAATTATGCAGAACCTCAGAAGTGGAGGCCTTTTACAAAGTTTGAACGCAAGGGAAAGGAAAAATCCCACAGCATTTTTGAATTATTATACAAAAAACGCTAA